One genomic region from Ruegeria sp. TM1040 encodes:
- a CDS encoding alpha/beta fold hydrolase, translating into MEHQDDITSLIGSIYATAVDTEGFAALLELADTRLNNDTHRRRFEALRSNFETHVVRAEAIIGALPQTGLTQENPNDPCPRFDLDRRLHVISPNPAAQDLLGLCDGAPLDTLELTTDTLRAIKSFATGQSDHAPVLRLTRKDTGKPMLLRCQTRGGRETVQCFGVDIPWHDGASSAMRALYELTASENEVLGLLVEGHSPQEVAEVRDRSIETIRQQIKAMFRKTGTTGTLELLHLGRVVCVSSAQIEDSTRAQDQNHALRLPDGRSMSYSDIGSPSGRPIIFLHGCLGGNRLPKAAEAKLGRLGLRWIAPARPWHGSSDGWPALVSDPSRYGEDLRTLADRLDLKDITLVGYDAGAALACCAAGGLGARLRRVIALAITPPMQSMRDFAAAPTQQRILALAAKTSVPFLRYLSIVGDRKLRLEGREAFADTVFRNAPADLRACCDPEVLDLMWEGHFFHVAQGNDSFINDCRLIASDWSAKAKLMCAPLHLVHGGADQIVPLSRARSFAQSFGASLTVIEHAGHSLPFSHWLDVLHAVTEDGPE; encoded by the coding sequence ATGGAACACCAAGACGATATTACTTCGCTGATCGGTTCGATCTACGCTACCGCCGTCGACACGGAGGGGTTTGCCGCGCTCCTAGAGCTGGCTGACACGCGGCTCAACAACGATACACATCGGCGTCGGTTCGAAGCCTTGCGCAGCAACTTCGAAACCCACGTTGTGCGGGCGGAGGCGATTATTGGCGCGCTTCCCCAAACGGGGCTGACTCAGGAGAACCCCAACGATCCGTGCCCGAGGTTTGATCTTGACCGCCGACTTCATGTCATTTCGCCTAACCCCGCAGCGCAGGACCTGTTGGGGCTCTGCGATGGCGCTCCCTTGGACACGCTCGAGCTGACAACAGATACGCTCCGCGCGATCAAGAGCTTTGCCACGGGTCAGAGCGACCACGCGCCTGTGCTCCGGCTCACGCGTAAAGACACTGGCAAACCGATGCTGCTTCGCTGTCAAACGCGGGGAGGCCGCGAGACGGTGCAGTGCTTTGGCGTCGACATTCCATGGCATGATGGCGCAAGCAGCGCGATGCGCGCGCTCTATGAACTCACTGCATCAGAGAACGAAGTACTGGGTCTGCTGGTCGAAGGGCACAGCCCACAGGAGGTGGCCGAGGTACGCGATCGGTCCATTGAAACCATTCGCCAGCAAATCAAGGCGATGTTTCGCAAAACGGGCACGACGGGCACGCTTGAACTGCTCCACCTCGGCCGTGTTGTTTGCGTGTCGAGCGCGCAGATAGAAGACTCCACGCGCGCGCAGGATCAAAACCACGCCCTGCGCCTGCCGGATGGTCGGAGCATGAGTTATAGCGACATCGGCTCCCCATCCGGGCGGCCCATTATCTTCTTACACGGCTGTCTAGGAGGCAACCGCCTCCCCAAGGCCGCCGAAGCCAAACTTGGCAGGCTCGGTCTGCGCTGGATTGCGCCTGCACGTCCTTGGCATGGCAGTTCAGATGGATGGCCCGCGCTTGTCTCTGATCCCTCTCGTTATGGCGAAGATCTCCGCACCTTGGCAGATCGCCTTGATCTTAAGGACATCACGCTGGTTGGCTATGATGCTGGCGCCGCACTTGCCTGCTGCGCGGCGGGCGGGCTCGGTGCGCGGTTGCGCAGAGTGATTGCCCTTGCGATTACCCCGCCCATGCAGAGCATGCGCGACTTTGCCGCCGCCCCGACACAACAACGCATTCTGGCTCTGGCCGCAAAGACCTCCGTCCCGTTTCTGCGCTACCTCTCGATTGTTGGCGATCGAAAGCTGCGTCTTGAGGGGCGGGAGGCCTTTGCTGACACTGTATTCCGGAATGCGCCCGCTGATTTGCGTGCCTGCTGCGATCCAGAGGTCCTGGACCTGATGTGGGAAGGGCACTTTTTTCATGTGGCCCAGGGCAATGACAGCTTCATCAATGATTGTCGGCTGATCGCATCAGATTGGAGCGCCAAGGCAAAGCTGATGTGCGCTCCGTTACACCTCGTACATGGCGGGGCCGACCAAATTGTACCGCTCTCCCGCGCGCGAAGCTTTGCACAGAGCTTTGGCGCAAGCCTCACCGTGATTGAGCACGCAGGCCACAGCCTTCCTTTTAGTCACTGGCTTGATGTGCTGCACGCCGTGACCGAGGACGGGCCTGAGTAG
- a CDS encoding AraC family transcriptional regulator has translation MVPKNLISDVFDLVERTGTLGEGCATGVDGLFAFAQTKTTECAAAFYEPIMCLVLQGAKEAYLNGRVVRYSAGDTLIVSHAIPVESAVMQASPDAPYTALALRLDLAMARSMNDEIGERDDSANAHSLNAAASDAALIDATHRLFNVSKDPVEARTLAPLILREIHFRLLRAQHGGMLRQLLNQDSPASRIAQVIATMRENFKSNLPVADLASECGMSLSAFHEHFRSVTATTPLQYQKDLRLLEARRLLVTENRSVASAAYEVGYESPTQFSREFSRKFGMPPSMHKPAAPLVPAPTT, from the coding sequence ATGGTACCTAAAAATCTGATCTCAGATGTGTTTGATCTGGTCGAGAGAACCGGAACACTTGGCGAAGGATGCGCTACGGGTGTCGATGGGCTGTTTGCCTTTGCGCAGACCAAGACCACCGAATGCGCGGCCGCGTTTTACGAGCCGATCATGTGTCTTGTGTTGCAAGGCGCCAAGGAGGCTTATTTGAACGGACGTGTCGTGCGATACAGCGCCGGGGATACACTTATCGTCAGCCACGCCATTCCGGTGGAGTCCGCTGTCATGCAAGCAAGCCCGGATGCACCTTACACAGCGCTTGCATTGCGTTTGGACCTCGCGATGGCACGCAGCATGAATGACGAAATTGGTGAACGTGACGATAGCGCCAATGCCCACTCGTTGAACGCTGCGGCCTCCGATGCCGCGTTGATCGATGCCACGCACCGTTTGTTTAACGTGTCCAAAGACCCCGTCGAAGCCCGTACGCTGGCGCCACTCATCCTGCGTGAAATCCACTTCCGGCTCTTGCGTGCACAACATGGCGGCATGCTGAGACAACTCCTGAACCAGGACAGCCCCGCGAGCCGCATTGCGCAGGTTATCGCGACCATGCGGGAGAACTTCAAATCAAACCTGCCGGTTGCAGATCTTGCATCGGAATGTGGCATGAGCCTTTCGGCTTTTCACGAGCATTTCCGCTCCGTGACAGCGACAACGCCCCTGCAATATCAAAAGGATCTGCGTTTGTTGGAGGCGCGCAGGCTCTTGGTTACGGAAAACCGCTCTGTCGCGTCTGCCGCCTATGAGGTGGGTTACGAAAGCCCTACGCAGTTCAGCCGGGAATTTTCGCGCAAGTTTGGAATGCCGCCAAGCATGCACAAGCCAGCCGCCCCGCTGGTCCCCGCCCCGACAACTTGA
- a CDS encoding (2Fe-2S)-binding protein, with translation MAISLKLNGETHTVEAEPGTPLLWVIRDELKLTGTKFGCGVASCGACTVHMDGAPIRSCQTYIEDVEGAEITTIEKMEDDKVGAAVQQAWRELDVVQCGYCQSGQIMSAVGLLRENAKPTAEDVDNYMYGNACRCATYQRIRAGVLRAAEILEA, from the coding sequence ATGGCAATTTCACTAAAGTTGAACGGGGAGACCCACACGGTTGAGGCCGAGCCAGGTACACCGCTTTTGTGGGTGATCCGGGATGAGCTGAAGCTCACCGGCACCAAATTCGGATGTGGGGTTGCGTCGTGCGGCGCCTGCACCGTTCATATGGATGGCGCACCGATCCGGTCTTGCCAGACCTATATCGAGGATGTGGAAGGTGCAGAGATCACCACGATCGAGAAAATGGAAGACGACAAGGTTGGTGCCGCGGTCCAGCAAGCCTGGCGCGAGCTCGACGTGGTTCAATGCGGCTATTGTCAGTCTGGTCAGATCATGAGCGCGGTGGGCCTGTTACGCGAAAACGCAAAGCCCACGGCAGAGGATGTTGACAACTACATGTACGGGAACGCCTGCCGCTGTGCGACTTATCAACGTATCCGCGCAGGTGTCTTGCGCGCTGCGGAAATTCTGGAGGCTTGA
- a CDS encoding xanthine dehydrogenase family protein molybdopterin-binding subunit, producing the protein MTANISRRGFLKTAAAAGAVLYVGATADGAAAAGSSDAMLNPFVKIDSDGNIIAIIKHFEKGQGPATGLSTLIAEELGVTMEQIGYEFAPSDPQVYNNLLFGPFQGTGGSTAMANSWMQYRTAGAIAREMLIKAAAQAWGLDTADLDIQDGMVTGGGKSAPLGDFVAAAAEIAPSETPRLRDQSEWKIIGKESTRRLDSAIKVNGQAQFGMDLHLPNQMVVMIKRTPQRGGVVAGFDDSAAKDVKGFIMAMPLPTKHGVAVYAENTWTAMQARAAVEVDWDMSAAETRSSQEIRDEIMAALDAAPVYNVNKADTNAVALAVDEAAQVLEKTFYFPLLAHAPMEPMNCTIEQTADGDIVLHDGAQMPTGPHMAYQQIFGLPAEKIHINTMLAGGSFGRRATPDADYQVEAGLAFAMTDRSRPVKLVWDREDDIRGGYYRPATGHKVRIGLDADGKITGWEHQVAGQSIMKGTAFEAMAVKDGIDHSTVEGLADNPYVIPNMAVGLTDTEKATSVLWWRSVGHTHTAYVMEVMMDMAAKAAGRDPVEFRLAYLEGGNKDAQRKAGVLKLAAEKGNWGNPAAGNVQGIAVHKSFGSFVAEVVEVSGTPDDGIQIEKVTAAVDCGIAVNPDVIRAQTEGAIGYGIGHAMRDQITLDGGEVEQYNFPDYEPLRISDIKAIETHIVASAEAPTGIGEPGTPPSAPALANAIAQLDVRVAELPMSENGVSFA; encoded by the coding sequence ATGACTGCCAATATTTCCCGTCGTGGGTTTCTGAAAACCGCAGCCGCCGCGGGCGCGGTGCTTTATGTTGGGGCCACAGCTGACGGCGCTGCCGCTGCAGGGTCGTCGGATGCGATGCTGAATCCTTTTGTGAAGATCGACAGCGATGGCAACATCATTGCGATCATCAAGCATTTTGAAAAAGGACAAGGACCCGCCACCGGCCTCTCCACGCTGATTGCCGAAGAACTTGGCGTGACCATGGAGCAGATTGGCTACGAATTCGCCCCCTCCGACCCGCAGGTTTACAACAACCTTTTGTTTGGTCCTTTTCAGGGTACTGGCGGCTCAACCGCCATGGCCAATTCCTGGATGCAGTACCGCACAGCTGGTGCGATTGCACGTGAGATGCTGATCAAGGCGGCAGCGCAGGCTTGGGGCTTGGACACCGCAGATTTGGACATCCAAGACGGCATGGTGACTGGCGGTGGAAAGTCCGCGCCACTTGGAGACTTTGTCGCGGCAGCGGCAGAGATCGCTCCATCTGAAACGCCACGTTTGCGGGACCAATCCGAGTGGAAGATCATCGGAAAAGAGAGCACACGACGCCTGGATAGCGCGATCAAAGTCAATGGTCAGGCGCAGTTTGGCATGGATCTGCACCTGCCGAACCAAATGGTCGTCATGATCAAACGCACGCCACAGCGTGGCGGCGTGGTGGCCGGATTTGATGACAGCGCAGCCAAGGACGTTAAAGGGTTCATCATGGCAATGCCGCTCCCGACCAAACATGGTGTTGCGGTTTACGCCGAAAACACCTGGACCGCGATGCAGGCGCGGGCAGCGGTCGAAGTCGACTGGGATATGTCTGCTGCCGAAACGCGTTCCTCGCAGGAAATCCGCGACGAAATCATGGCCGCGTTGGATGCCGCGCCAGTGTACAATGTGAACAAGGCCGATACAAACGCCGTCGCTTTGGCGGTCGATGAGGCAGCGCAAGTCTTGGAAAAGACATTCTATTTCCCGCTTCTTGCCCATGCGCCGATGGAGCCGATGAACTGCACCATTGAACAAACAGCGGATGGCGACATCGTCCTGCATGATGGGGCGCAGATGCCAACCGGCCCGCATATGGCCTATCAGCAGATCTTTGGTCTCCCCGCCGAGAAAATCCACATCAACACGATGCTGGCGGGCGGCTCCTTCGGGCGACGGGCAACGCCGGATGCTGATTACCAGGTGGAAGCGGGTCTGGCGTTTGCGATGACCGATCGCTCTCGCCCGGTGAAGCTGGTCTGGGATCGGGAAGACGACATTCGTGGTGGCTACTACCGTCCGGCGACGGGGCATAAGGTGCGGATCGGGCTCGACGCAGACGGCAAGATTACTGGATGGGAGCATCAGGTCGCAGGTCAGTCGATCATGAAAGGCACAGCCTTTGAAGCGATGGCCGTCAAGGATGGCATTGACCACTCCACCGTCGAAGGTCTGGCCGACAACCCTTATGTGATCCCAAACATGGCCGTTGGTCTGACAGACACCGAAAAGGCCACCTCCGTGCTGTGGTGGCGCTCGGTTGGGCACACGCACACCGCGTATGTGATGGAGGTCATGATGGATATGGCCGCCAAGGCCGCTGGGCGTGATCCGGTCGAGTTCCGCTTGGCCTACCTTGAGGGCGGCAACAAAGATGCGCAGCGCAAAGCTGGCGTTCTGAAGCTCGCGGCCGAGAAAGGGAACTGGGGCAACCCTGCGGCAGGCAATGTCCAAGGTATCGCGGTGCACAAGTCGTTTGGGTCGTTTGTCGCTGAGGTCGTCGAAGTGTCGGGCACACCCGACGATGGCATCCAGATCGAAAAGGTCACGGCTGCCGTCGATTGCGGCATTGCAGTAAACCCGGATGTCATCCGGGCCCAGACCGAAGGCGCCATCGGGTATGGCATCGGTCATGCGATGCGGGACCAGATCACACTCGATGGTGGCGAGGTGGAGCAATACAACTTCCCGGACTACGAGCCACTTCGGATCTCTGACATCAAGGCGATCGAGACGCATATTGTGGCGTCTGCTGAAGCACCGACCGGCATTGGGGAACCGGGTACTCCGCCCTCGGCCCCAGCGTTGGCGAATGCGATCGCACAGTTGGATGTTCGCGTTGCAGAGCTCCCGATGAGCGAAAACGGCGTGTCCTTCGCCTAA
- a CDS encoding ATP-binding protein codes for MSWFRDLGVRVRLSAALAVMFGLMVLVSGIGLRVLDRTEVWMNVLHRDTLTEVEAAMDLSRDVSELATSAPFLFALFAPYQLEQEVAAVMENLERVRQSSGNDPELDLPLARLGLAIEDLAQALLPQSARQAELKAIDRALVRLNARSRRMSQDDLLPLEAQQDWGGLQQLTSVALGAARAEELIELGGFARDFQRLSGQLQSLSRQAPRETYDEIRNVVQRGGGLFVLKHGNLSARLDAENALFRIRQETRRVSAFAETKVAQAEDRLSRARAETSDTLAYARNAFLALSIASLIVAVTSSVYVSRHVARNLERISGAMRRLASGNLRVDLPAPPTARDEIGQLFTAFGVFRDNARKLDRRTAQMRHQNALFSRVFQNIKDGVAVEAADGRIIAENDNLRRLLRLPPDPDGTSDHMSALIAVSPFCRNAGGDERGGFDEYNDPDGNVIEIHLSPLPDGGQVWLISETTERKRMEARLEAIRRVEALGKVSGEVAHDFGNILSSISGNLHLLEHAEPEQRRDLHERLGAALDLGASLTERLLAFARKQHLAPQVTNVSELVSGMADLLEIAIPKHVSLQVEVSKAPATCLVDPGQLESAILNLCINAGQAISATGSDTGRIVVSVTAGERVEVAVSDDGCGMSEEVLRHATDPFFTRKPDGGGTGLGLSMVDGFAHQSGGRLDIQTSTQGPMRGTIVTLSFPHQVYNSEENSSGGPWMALVIDDDPVSLERSCRLLQELGAQTLRCATYAEAVKALEGLDHLDAILTDLWLDDGFSGRDLIRRAQECFPECRCALMSTRGAPTDLPRDVVFVEKPVSKETLREI; via the coding sequence ATGAGCTGGTTTCGCGACCTTGGTGTGCGGGTCCGCCTGTCTGCTGCGCTGGCGGTGATGTTTGGGCTGATGGTCTTGGTGAGCGGAATCGGGTTGCGGGTGCTTGATCGCACCGAGGTCTGGATGAACGTGCTGCACCGGGACACGCTGACCGAAGTCGAAGCGGCGATGGACCTTTCGCGCGATGTGTCCGAGCTTGCGACCTCTGCACCGTTCCTCTTTGCGCTTTTTGCGCCGTATCAGCTCGAACAAGAGGTTGCAGCCGTGATGGAGAACCTCGAACGGGTGCGTCAATCCTCGGGGAACGATCCAGAACTGGATCTGCCGCTGGCACGGTTGGGTCTAGCTATCGAAGATCTGGCGCAAGCACTTTTACCACAAAGTGCCCGACAGGCAGAGCTCAAGGCAATCGACCGGGCGCTGGTGCGGCTGAATGCCCGCAGCAGGCGGATGTCACAGGATGATTTGTTGCCGTTGGAGGCCCAGCAGGATTGGGGCGGTCTCCAACAGTTGACATCTGTGGCGTTGGGCGCCGCGCGGGCAGAGGAATTGATCGAACTGGGCGGATTTGCGCGCGATTTTCAACGCCTGAGCGGGCAGCTTCAATCCTTGTCACGACAGGCGCCGCGCGAGACCTATGACGAGATTCGAAACGTCGTGCAGCGGGGGGGCGGGCTGTTTGTCCTCAAGCATGGGAACCTCTCGGCGCGCCTAGACGCCGAGAATGCGCTGTTTCGTATTCGCCAGGAAACGCGGCGTGTCAGCGCCTTTGCCGAGACCAAGGTGGCCCAGGCCGAGGACCGCTTGTCTCGCGCGCGCGCCGAGACATCAGATACGCTGGCCTATGCGCGCAATGCCTTTCTCGCACTGAGTATCGCGAGTTTGATCGTCGCTGTGACCTCCTCGGTCTATGTGTCGCGCCACGTTGCACGCAATCTCGAACGCATTTCGGGTGCGATGCGGCGGCTGGCGTCGGGAAACCTGCGGGTGGACCTGCCCGCGCCACCCACCGCGCGCGATGAGATCGGCCAGCTGTTTACGGCCTTCGGCGTGTTTCGCGACAACGCTCGCAAATTGGACCGGCGCACAGCGCAGATGCGGCATCAGAATGCGCTCTTTTCGCGGGTCTTTCAAAACATCAAGGACGGCGTTGCAGTCGAAGCGGCGGACGGGCGCATCATCGCCGAGAACGACAACCTGCGCCGTTTGCTGCGTCTACCGCCTGATCCAGATGGAACCAGCGATCACATGAGCGCGCTAATTGCGGTCTCGCCCTTTTGCCGCAATGCCGGCGGAGACGAGCGCGGCGGTTTTGACGAATATAACGACCCTGATGGCAACGTGATCGAGATCCACCTCTCGCCACTGCCGGATGGGGGTCAAGTTTGGCTGATCTCAGAGACAACGGAGCGCAAGCGCATGGAGGCCCGATTGGAGGCCATCCGCAGGGTCGAGGCCTTGGGCAAGGTCTCTGGCGAGGTGGCCCATGATTTCGGGAATATCCTGTCGAGCATCTCGGGAAATCTCCACCTCCTGGAGCATGCAGAACCGGAGCAACGACGCGATCTGCATGAACGGCTTGGGGCAGCGCTTGACCTTGGGGCGAGCCTCACCGAGCGCCTTTTGGCCTTTGCCCGCAAGCAACATCTTGCACCACAGGTGACGAATGTGTCCGAACTGGTGTCGGGGATGGCCGATCTCCTCGAAATCGCCATTCCCAAACATGTCTCTTTGCAAGTCGAGGTCTCAAAGGCCCCGGCGACCTGTCTCGTTGACCCTGGTCAGCTTGAAAGTGCGATCCTCAATTTGTGCATCAATGCCGGGCAGGCCATTTCAGCGACAGGTTCGGATACTGGGCGGATTGTCGTGTCAGTGACCGCTGGTGAGAGAGTCGAGGTCGCCGTCAGCGACGATGGCTGCGGCATGTCCGAAGAGGTGCTGCGCCACGCGACCGATCCGTTTTTTACACGCAAACCCGACGGCGGTGGCACCGGACTGGGGTTGTCCATGGTGGATGGGTTCGCACATCAGTCCGGCGGTCGGCTCGACATTCAAACGAGCACGCAGGGCCCAATGCGGGGAACGATAGTTACCCTGTCTTTCCCGCATCAGGTGTACAACAGCGAAGAAAACTCTTCTGGTGGTCCGTGGATGGCTTTGGTCATCGATGATGATCCGGTATCGCTAGAGCGATCCTGCCGTCTCCTGCAGGAACTGGGCGCGCAAACTTTGCGCTGCGCCACATATGCAGAGGCGGTCAAAGCCTTAGAGGGGCTTGACCATCTTGACGCGATCTTGACCGATCTCTGGCTTGATGATGGGTTTAGCGGTCGGGATCTGATTAGACGGGCTCAAGAGTGTTTTCCCGAATGCCGTTGCGCGCTTATGTCCACGCGCGGTGCCCCGACGGATTTGCCCCGAGATGTTGTTTTTGTCGAAAAACCCGTCAGCAAAGAGACATTGCGCGAAATCTGA
- a CDS encoding winged helix-turn-helix domain-containing protein codes for MQAVSPKPEAGPVIAIVDDDAQVRETLSALMHESGFESVCCPDIETFHALGDPPPVDLALIDLRLRGESGLTLAIHLRERHEIPIVMLTGVGDEIDKIIGLETGADDYLIKPFNPRELVARIRAVLRRYGHASARTVTSGKRQITFGEKRIDLDARRLLDSAGEEVPLTNAEYRLLEFLARNPERVVPREELLEALGADTQRYVDRTVDVLILRLRRKIEPVPAKPVHLQTRRARGYVFHLGTE; via the coding sequence ATGCAGGCTGTCAGTCCAAAGCCCGAGGCCGGACCCGTCATCGCAATCGTCGATGACGACGCTCAGGTGCGCGAAACCCTGTCGGCGCTGATGCATGAGAGCGGGTTTGAGTCCGTGTGCTGCCCCGACATTGAGACCTTTCACGCGTTGGGGGATCCGCCGCCCGTAGACCTTGCCCTGATCGATCTGCGTCTGCGCGGCGAATCCGGTTTGACGCTCGCCATCCACCTGCGGGAGCGACACGAAATCCCCATCGTGATGCTCACAGGCGTCGGAGACGAAATCGACAAGATCATCGGCTTGGAAACCGGCGCGGATGATTATCTGATCAAGCCCTTCAATCCGCGCGAACTGGTCGCGCGGATCCGCGCTGTCTTGCGTCGATATGGTCACGCCTCGGCACGCACTGTGACATCTGGCAAACGGCAGATCACCTTTGGCGAAAAGCGGATCGACCTCGATGCGCGACGACTTCTGGACAGCGCGGGCGAAGAGGTGCCTTTGACAAACGCCGAATACCGGCTTTTGGAGTTTCTCGCCCGCAACCCCGAACGGGTGGTCCCTCGTGAGGAGCTTCTGGAGGCCTTGGGGGCGGATACCCAGCGTTATGTTGATCGCACAGTGGACGTGTTGATCCTGCGTCTGCGCCGCAAGATCGAACCGGTACCTGCCAAACCTGTACACCTGCAGACCCGCCGCGCGCGGGGCTATGTATTCCACCTGGGCACCGAATGA